The Lachnospiraceae bacterium oral taxon 500 genome window below encodes:
- a CDS encoding ABC transporter ATP-binding protein has product MISIVKRILKISGKYQKNVILGLIFSGLKSFFVSLMLLAVLLIMINLEQLNMTIIMQATAIVVVSIFGRFIFQYLCDRKLSASGYEIFKDKRIEIGEKLKKAPMGYFSEKNLGTIQAVLTTTISDLEGMAMLAMNFIVGGFFHAFSMTTMLLIFCFPVGMVSLIAIIFGMGVLKLIAKKTEKYSPIMQGSQEMLVTDAIEYIRGISVLRSFEKGTDGKNKVEKAFMRKCKVDIEVTEGSAYLMKLYEMVFKVASCVLVFVAIILYMKSLIPLSYTLMFIVSAFLIFMELELVNDGAFLSRMLATQLNRLEYVSDIPSLDEGGKEIDLNSYDIELKDACFGYGEREILKNINLQIKSNSSLAIVGASGSGKTTLCNIMARFWDVNKGEVFIGGHNVKDFTSESLLQNISMVFQKVYLFNDTIENNIKFGNPNATHDEVVQACKKACCHDFITSLSDGYDTVVGEGGSTLSGGEKQRISIARAILKDAPIIILDEATSSVDPENEHMLISAINELTKNKTLISIAHRLSTVRGADQIIVIDKGEIVQQGNHRELISQDGVYKHFIEIRKQSIGWKI; this is encoded by the coding sequence ATGATTAGCATTGTAAAACGAATATTAAAAATATCAGGAAAGTATCAAAAAAATGTAATCCTTGGTCTTATATTTAGTGGATTAAAATCGTTCTTCGTTTCTTTGATGTTGTTGGCGGTTTTACTGATTATGATTAATCTTGAACAGCTGAATATGACTATTATTATGCAGGCGACAGCGATTGTAGTTGTGAGTATATTCGGCAGATTTATTTTTCAATATCTTTGTGATAGAAAATTAAGTGCATCAGGTTATGAAATTTTTAAGGATAAAAGGATTGAAATAGGGGAAAAACTGAAAAAAGCTCCAATGGGGTATTTTTCAGAAAAAAACTTAGGAACAATCCAAGCGGTTCTAACAACAACTATTTCCGACTTAGAGGGTATGGCGATGCTTGCGATGAACTTTATTGTCGGAGGGTTTTTTCATGCCTTTAGTATGACGACCATGTTATTGATCTTTTGTTTTCCAGTAGGGATGGTATCTTTAATTGCAATCATCTTTGGTATGGGCGTTCTTAAATTAATCGCAAAGAAAACCGAAAAATATTCTCCTATCATGCAAGGCTCACAAGAAATGCTTGTTACTGATGCAATTGAGTATATTAGAGGAATTTCAGTACTTCGTTCTTTTGAAAAAGGAACTGATGGAAAAAATAAAGTTGAAAAAGCTTTTATGAGGAAATGCAAAGTTGATATTGAGGTTACTGAGGGGTCAGCTTATTTAATGAAATTATATGAAATGGTTTTTAAAGTTGCAAGCTGTGTATTGGTGTTTGTTGCAATAATTCTATATATGAAATCTCTGATTCCACTTTCATATACTCTTATGTTTATAGTATCTGCTTTTCTAATTTTTATGGAATTGGAGTTGGTTAATGATGGAGCATTTTTAAGCAGAATGCTCGCAACACAGCTTAATCGATTAGAATACGTTTCAGATATACCTTCGCTTGATGAGGGCGGAAAAGAAATTGATTTGAATTCCTATGACATTGAATTGAAAGATGCTTGTTTTGGATATGGCGAAAGAGAGATTTTGAAGAATATAAATTTGCAGATAAAGTCGAATAGCAGTTTGGCTATTGTCGGTGCTTCAGGTTCCGGAAAGACAACCCTTTGTAATATTATGGCAAGATTTTGGGATGTTAATAAAGGTGAAGTATTTATTGGAGGACATAATGTTAAGGACTTTACTTCTGAAAGCCTATTACAAAATATCAGTATGGTATTTCAGAAGGTTTATTTATTTAATGACACGATTGAAAACAATATAAAATTTGGGAATCCGAATGCTACACATGATGAGGTAGTGCAGGCTTGCAAGAAAGCTTGTTGCCACGATTTTATAACAAGCCTTAGTGATGGATACGACACTGTTGTTGGTGAGGGCGGTTCAACGTTGTCAGGAGGAGAAAAGCAAAGAATATCTATTGCAAGAGCAATCCTTAAAGATGCTCCAATCATTATTCTTGATGAAGCAACTTCAAGTGTAGATCCTGAAAACGAGCATATGTTAATTAGTGCAATTAATGAGTTAACAAAAAATAAAACTCTCATTAGCATTGCACATAGATTATCTACGGTAAGAGGAGCAGATCAAATTATTGTTATTGATAAAGGGGAAATTGTACAACAAGGGAATCATAGGGAACTAATTAGTCAAGATGGAGTATATAAACATTTCATCGAAATTAGAAAACAATCTATTGGTTGGAAAATATAG
- a CDS encoding multidrug ABC transporter permease — MKSNNKNAISELLKYADGEKKQLYKSILLATIGELFGMIPFLAIAKLIEKIYQSEVSFRTVLCLTLIALCGQVLKGIFTLYSTITSHKATFHILKNIRSLVAEKMLRVPMGVMIDTPIGKFKNLIVDTVSKLEDSMAHFMPEITSSIVSPVLFLVLIFALDYRMGLASLLTIPLGMLGYIGMMKDYEFRSKTYTTAQNNMNSTLVEYINGIEVIKAFNHSASSYEKFTNAINFFHDSTLAWWKQSWLWSAFVQAVMPSTLLGTLPIGAYLYMNSKISLSSFIVCIILPIGFIAHLMKIGKYSEQFNMVKASLDAIEEFLSKEELKRPKEKVIFDDTLYRFENVSFAYDKELVLKNINFELKPNTVTALVGSSGSGKSTIAKLMAGFWDPSNGSICYGGKKIPEIPFEQLTNEISYVAQDNFLFNTSIKENIKMGNPTASDDEVIEAAKAASCHDFIMELENGYNTKVGDAGGSLSGGERQRITIARAMLKQSKVIILDEATAFADPENEYLIQSAINNLIKGKTLIVVAHRLSTITNADTILVMKDGEIVENGTHEDLVKKDGVYASLWKNYVGGLDNEKEAL, encoded by the coding sequence TTGAAAAGTAACAATAAAAATGCCATTTCAGAGTTGCTTAAATACGCCGATGGCGAGAAAAAACAATTATACAAATCAATTTTGTTAGCGACCATAGGGGAACTGTTTGGAATGATTCCTTTTTTAGCAATAGCAAAATTGATAGAAAAAATATATCAATCTGAAGTGTCATTTAGAACTGTATTGTGTTTAACACTTATAGCTTTGTGTGGACAAGTTTTAAAAGGTATTTTTACTTTATATTCAACAATAACCTCACACAAAGCAACATTTCATATTTTAAAAAATATACGAAGTTTAGTAGCTGAAAAAATGCTAAGAGTACCTATGGGTGTAATGATAGATACTCCTATAGGTAAATTTAAAAATTTAATTGTAGATACAGTGTCTAAGCTGGAAGATTCAATGGCTCATTTTATGCCGGAGATAACATCAAGTATAGTATCTCCTGTTTTATTTTTGGTTTTGATTTTTGCTTTGGACTATAGGATGGGGTTGGCTTCGTTACTTACAATTCCTTTAGGAATGCTTGGATATATAGGTATGATGAAGGATTATGAGTTTAGAAGCAAAACATATACTACAGCTCAAAATAATATGAATAGTACTTTGGTTGAATATATTAATGGGATTGAGGTTATAAAAGCTTTTAACCACAGTGCTTCTTCTTATGAAAAATTTACGAACGCAATTAACTTCTTTCATGATAGTACACTTGCTTGGTGGAAGCAAAGTTGGTTATGGTCAGCATTTGTTCAAGCAGTTATGCCATCTACACTTTTAGGAACTTTGCCGATTGGTGCATATCTGTATATGAATTCAAAAATATCGTTATCAAGCTTTATTGTGTGCATTATACTGCCTATTGGTTTTATTGCACATTTAATGAAAATCGGTAAATATTCTGAGCAATTCAACATGGTTAAGGCGAGTTTAGACGCAATAGAGGAATTTCTATCGAAAGAGGAACTTAAAAGACCAAAAGAGAAGGTAATCTTTGATGACACTCTTTATCGTTTTGAAAATGTTTCATTTGCATATGATAAGGAACTTGTGCTAAAAAATATCAACTTTGAATTAAAACCAAACACAGTAACCGCATTGGTAGGAAGTTCCGGTTCTGGAAAATCTACAATAGCAAAACTTATGGCTGGTTTTTGGGATCCTTCCAATGGAAGCATCTGTTATGGTGGGAAAAAAATACCCGAAATTCCATTTGAACAGCTAACAAATGAGATAAGTTATGTTGCTCAAGACAATTTCTTGTTTAATACAAGTATAAAAGAAAATATAAAAATGGGAAACCCAACTGCAAGTGATGATGAGGTTATTGAGGCGGCTAAAGCTGCATCTTGCCATGACTTTATTATGGAACTTGAAAATGGATATAACACAAAAGTCGGCGATGCAGGAGGTTCTTTGTCCGGTGGAGAAAGGCAAAGAATTACGATTGCAAGAGCAATGTTAAAACAATCTAAGGTAATAATTTTAGATGAAGCAACTGCATTTGCAGATCCAGAAAATGAATATCTCATTCAAAGTGCAATCAACAATCTCATTAAAGGAAAGACTCTGATAGTGGTTGCTCACAGGCTCTCTACTATTACAAATGCTGATACAATCCTTGTTATGAAAGATGGGGAAATTGTAGAGAATGGAACTCATGAAGACCTTGTAAAAAAAGATGGAGTATATGCTTCCTTGTGGAAAAATTATGTGGGTGGACTAGATAACGAAAAGGAGGCACTGTAA
- a CDS encoding TetR/AcrR family transcriptional regulator, which translates to MSYCSDITKNRILECAKGEFLSKGFENAQVAEIAKLAKVTTGAIYRHFKNKEALFFALVEEEYNYTLDVVSDVEKRSEQKTIRIDSDLVDDEAIIENLFLETMLFVDYMYAHFDNFKLIFACSKGSQVENFIEDITERYTAKNMKLILFNAKQEQIITEIKEFEVHVITKGYITSLCECVLHDIPHDNVGEYIRSIVIFQYYGWQGLMKKNNR; encoded by the coding sequence ATGTCTTATTGCTCTGATATAACAAAAAATAGAATTTTAGAATGTGCTAAAGGGGAATTTTTAAGCAAAGGATTCGAAAATGCACAGGTAGCTGAAATTGCTAAATTAGCAAAAGTAACTACAGGAGCTATTTATCGTCATTTCAAAAATAAGGAAGCATTATTTTTTGCTCTAGTTGAAGAGGAATATAATTACACATTAGATGTTGTTTCTGATGTTGAAAAAAGGAGCGAACAAAAAACTATTAGGATAGACTCTGATTTAGTCGATGATGAAGCGATTATAGAAAATTTATTCTTGGAAACAATGCTATTTGTTGATTATATGTATGCACATTTTGATAACTTTAAGCTGATTTTTGCGTGTAGCAAAGGCTCACAAGTAGAAAACTTTATTGAGGATATTACTGAAAGATATACAGCTAAAAATATGAAGCTTATTCTTTTCAACGCTAAACAAGAGCAAATTATCACAGAGATTAAAGAGTTTGAAGTTCATGTCATTACAAAAGGCTATATTACATCTCTATGCGAGTGTGTTCTTCATGATATACCGCATGATAATGTTGGCGAATATATTAGAAGCATTGTTATTTTTCAATATTATGGTTGGCAAGGCTTAATGAAGAAAAATAATAGATAA
- a CDS encoding energy-coupling factor transporter transmembrane protein EcfT has protein sequence MADRKTVDPRIKLTLLPIASFTSFFISDTILLFVLIVFAFFLYLYSGMWKRALRFILFFVLLYCIELGLGKFCEASIVFAIYMFIYFASRMTLIAMFGGYITKTTSVSEMLEALNRMKVPRSIGIPFSVLLRFVPTIKIELKALKENMKIRGIVTSRFFPLLHPIKYIEYTLVPLLMRMIKISDELSASALIRGLDSDEKRVTLTELRFSWADLMIGLLGALMIALMIVIQRIY, from the coding sequence TTGGCAGATAGAAAAACAGTTGATCCGAGAATAAAACTTACTCTACTTCCAATTGCCTCCTTTACGAGCTTTTTTATAAGCGATACAATTCTACTTTTTGTATTAATTGTTTTTGCCTTTTTTCTATATTTATATAGCGGGATGTGGAAAAGAGCGTTACGCTTTATCTTGTTTTTTGTGCTTTTATACTGCATAGAGTTAGGGCTTGGAAAATTTTGTGAAGCAAGTATTGTATTTGCAATATATATGTTTATTTACTTTGCATCAAGAATGACCTTAATCGCTATGTTTGGTGGATATATAACAAAGACTACAAGTGTAAGTGAAATGCTGGAAGCGTTAAATAGAATGAAAGTACCAAGAAGCATTGGTATACCTTTTAGTGTTTTGCTTAGGTTTGTACCAACTATAAAAATAGAACTCAAGGCATTAAAAGAGAATATGAAGATTCGAGGAATTGTAACAAGCAGATTTTTTCCGTTGCTGCATCCAATTAAATACATTGAATATACGCTTGTTCCGCTTTTAATGAGAATGATTAAGATTTCAGATGAATTGTCAGCTTCAGCACTCATTAGAGGACTCGATAGTGATGAGAAAAGGGTAACATTAACAGAATTGCGGTTTAGCTGGGCAGACTTAATGATTGGACTATTAGGAGCTTTGATGATTGCTCTTATGATAGTAATACAGAGAATTTATTAG
- a CDS encoding ABC transporter, with the protein MILLKDVSYEWEDGRTALKNINLEIKKGEFVLISGKSGSGKSTLGSVMNGLIPHYYKGKMKGEAFASGKDISKLLLHEIGHIVGTVFQDPRSQFFTTTTDEEIAFGLQTICKSRDEIKQRVEEIYTELAIEELKGKSVFELSSGQKQKIAIASIYAMNPKVLILDEPSANLDMKATFDLFLILEKLKQKGTTVVLIEHRLYYVKSLFDRFLLIKDGEIAQDLSREEVIHLSQEFWDENGLRTLELEEYRISEKKDLYKLNDESISGKDLKFCYPSVVKNGNKQNQYILNHLDFNMECGKAIGLIGLNGTGKTTFARVISGLEKIKEGKIWAEKDKELNRKDLMEMSYFVFQDSDYQLFSESVLDEMLLGISSKDKKENIKKAKSILNVLGLDKYMDKHPFALSRGEKQRLTIACGMMKQAKVFIYDEPTSGCDKDSMLSVAKLIEEQLKNGTTVLVISHDFEFLANTVSEVAVMGDGKIENVLNMSESNKFLILDKMRGGRELGR; encoded by the coding sequence ATGATTTTGTTAAAAGATGTTTCTTATGAATGGGAAGATGGGCGAACTGCTTTAAAAAATATCAATCTTGAAATTAAAAAAGGTGAATTTGTTTTAATTTCAGGGAAAAGTGGAAGTGGTAAAAGCACTCTTGGAAGTGTAATGAATGGTCTTATTCCACATTATTACAAAGGCAAAATGAAAGGAGAAGCCTTTGCGTCCGGAAAAGATATAAGCAAATTATTGCTTCATGAAATAGGGCATATTGTAGGGACTGTATTTCAAGATCCGAGAAGTCAGTTTTTCACGACAACGACAGATGAAGAAATAGCTTTCGGACTTCAAACTATCTGTAAATCAAGAGATGAAATCAAACAGAGAGTAGAAGAAATATATACGGAGCTGGCTATTGAGGAACTTAAAGGAAAATCTGTTTTTGAATTATCAAGCGGACAGAAACAAAAGATAGCTATTGCAAGCATATATGCAATGAATCCGAAAGTTTTAATTTTAGATGAACCCTCAGCAAATTTGGATATGAAAGCTACATTTGACCTGTTTTTGATTTTAGAAAAATTAAAGCAAAAGGGTACAACAGTTGTTTTGATTGAACATCGTCTGTACTATGTAAAATCTTTATTTGACCGTTTTCTTTTGATTAAAGATGGAGAAATTGCACAGGACTTGAGTCGGGAAGAAGTTATCCATCTTAGTCAAGAGTTTTGGGATGAGAACGGACTAAGGACTCTTGAATTAGAAGAATACAGGATAAGTGAGAAGAAAGATTTATATAAATTAAATGATGAAAGTATCAGCGGAAAAGACTTGAAATTTTGCTATCCGAGTGTAGTTAAGAATGGAAATAAACAAAACCAGTACATTTTAAATCATCTTGATTTCAATATGGAGTGCGGAAAAGCCATTGGTCTTATTGGCTTAAATGGCACCGGAAAAACCACCTTTGCAAGAGTGATTTCAGGACTTGAGAAGATAAAAGAGGGAAAAATATGGGCGGAAAAAGATAAAGAGTTGAATCGTAAAGATTTAATGGAGATGTCATACTTTGTCTTTCAAGATTCGGACTATCAGTTGTTTTCGGAAAGTGTACTTGATGAAATGCTGCTTGGTATTTCAAGTAAAGATAAAAAAGAAAATATCAAAAAGGCAAAGTCTATTTTGAATGTACTTGGCTTAGATAAATATATGGATAAGCATCCGTTTGCTTTATCAAGAGGAGAAAAACAAAGACTGACAATAGCTTGTGGGATGATGAAACAGGCAAAAGTTTTTATTTATGATGAACCGACATCGGGTTGTGATAAAGACTCAATGCTTTCCGTCGCAAAACTGATTGAAGAACAATTAAAAAATGGAACAACAGTTTTGGTAATAAGTCATGATTTTGAGTTTTTAGCAAACACTGTGAGTGAGGTTGCGGTAATGGGAGATGGAAAAATAGAAAATGTTTTGAATATGAGTGAAAGCAATAAATTTCTAATATTGGACAAGATGAGAGGAGGTAGAGAGCTTGGCAGATAG
- a CDS encoding ABC transporter: MFREMLKLLTKTGKRDLIISSVFFALYGVSSIVMIVIVFSILFQIFDGTSIENLYKYFIVIALLVVFKGICNMVADMKKHSAGFDIVQQIRERMIIKLKKFSLGFYTNERLGEINTILHKDVDNMSLVVGHMWSRMFGDFLIGTVVFIGLANVDLKLAILMAVSVPIALIFLYLTIKQSEKIENQNNSALLDMVSLFVEYVRGIPVLKSFSNNKSLDNELMNKTKKFGETSKAASRFKAKQLSIFGFLLDIGYLVLLIAGTIFVVKGNLDVLNFIIFAVISKEFYKPFASMEQHYMYYVSAVDSYERLSRILYADVIQDKVNGIVPKDNDIAFENIDFSYEKDEFKMEKLSFSIAEKTMTALVGESGSGKTTITNLLLRFYDVHKGKITLGGTDIRDIPYDELLDRISIVMQNVQLFDNTIEENIRVGKKGATKEEIIKAAKKARIHDFIMSLPKGYKTDIGENGGILSGGQRQRISIARAFLKDAPILILDEMTSNVDPVNESLIQDAITELAKNRTVLVVAHHLKTIQKADQILVFQKGNLLEKGKHGELLEKDGYYTKLWKAQYEV; encoded by the coding sequence ATGTTTAGAGAAATGTTAAAACTACTTACAAAAACCGGGAAGAGAGATTTGATTATATCAAGTGTATTCTTTGCCCTTTATGGAGTAAGTTCCATAGTTATGATTGTTATTGTTTTTTCTATACTGTTTCAGATATTTGATGGAACAAGCATAGAGAACCTATATAAATATTTTATTGTGATTGCACTTCTTGTTGTATTCAAAGGCATTTGTAACATGGTTGCGGATATGAAAAAGCATAGTGCGGGTTTTGATATTGTTCAGCAAATCAGAGAACGCATGATTATCAAATTGAAAAAATTCAGTTTAGGATTTTATACCAATGAAAGACTGGGAGAAATCAATACAATTCTACACAAAGATGTTGATAATATGTCCCTTGTTGTAGGACACATGTGGTCAAGAATGTTTGGCGATTTTTTGATAGGCACAGTCGTATTTATTGGTCTTGCAAATGTTGATTTAAAACTTGCTATTCTAATGGCTGTATCTGTTCCGATTGCTCTTATCTTTCTATATTTGACAATTAAGCAATCTGAAAAAATTGAAAATCAGAACAACTCAGCACTTCTTGATATGGTTAGCTTATTTGTTGAATATGTTAGAGGAATACCTGTACTAAAGAGTTTTTCAAACAATAAGAGCTTGGATAATGAGCTTATGAATAAGACAAAAAAGTTTGGAGAAACAAGCAAAGCAGCTTCAAGATTCAAGGCAAAACAATTATCCATATTTGGTTTTTTACTGGATATTGGATATTTGGTTCTTTTAATTGCAGGAACAATATTTGTTGTAAAGGGAAATCTTGATGTACTTAATTTTATTATCTTTGCGGTAATTTCAAAAGAGTTTTATAAGCCGTTCGCTTCTATGGAACAACACTATATGTACTATGTTTCGGCGGTGGACAGTTATGAAAGACTTTCAAGAATTTTATATGCAGATGTAATACAGGATAAAGTGAATGGGATTGTTCCGAAAGATAATGATATAGCTTTTGAAAACATAGATTTTTCTTATGAAAAAGATGAATTTAAAATGGAAAAATTGAGCTTTTCTATTGCTGAAAAAACAATGACAGCCTTAGTTGGAGAATCAGGTAGTGGAAAGACTACTATAACCAACTTGCTTCTAAGATTTTATGATGTGCATAAAGGGAAAATTACACTTGGAGGAACTGATATAAGGGATATTCCTTATGATGAGCTTTTAGATCGTATCAGCATTGTCATGCAGAATGTTCAACTGTTTGATAACACGATTGAAGAAAATATCAGAGTAGGTAAAAAAGGAGCTACAAAAGAGGAAATCATTAAAGCTGCAAAGAAGGCAAGGATACATGATTTCATTATGAGTTTACCAAAAGGTTATAAAACTGATATTGGAGAAAATGGTGGGATTCTTTCAGGTGGACAGAGACAAAGAATATCTATTGCAAGAGCCTTTCTAAAGGATGCACCTATTTTAATTCTTGATGAAATGACAAGTAATGTTGATCCTGTAAATGAATCTTTGATACAAGATGCTATTACAGAACTTGCAAAGAATAGAACTGTACTTGTAGTGGCTCATCATTTAAAAACAATTCAAAAAGCTGACCAAATTCTCGTATTTCAAAAAGGAAATTTACTTGAAAAAGGAAAGCATGGGGAACTTCTTGAGAAAGATGGTTACTACACAAAATTATGGAAAGCTCAATATGAGGTGTAA
- a CDS encoding ABC transporter ATP-binding protein, protein MPEKELRKKVIGKNGLSNSLLALKIVFDLIPQILLVYLISSLITSNINEGDLKYIFLGIFISFALKGVFYYFATKVAHEKAYEKLTELRLDIIGHLKKLSLGFFKEHNTGELTNIVQHDVEQVEVYLAHGLPEIMSVTLLPTIIFVAMIFVDWRLALGMIAGVPLMYLVKVLSQKTMDKNFSIYFNHENKMREELMEYVKNISVIKAFAKEEEISERTLKTAREYIYWVKKSMGAITIPMGLIDIFMEIGVVIVMILGSIFLYYGNITTPNFILAIILSSAFTASISKTATLQHFSIVFREALKAIGKVLTVPLPNKKTEQGLEFGNIEFKDVNFAYGKDCFELQNINLTFKKNSLNAFVGASGCGKSTVSNLLMGFWDADEGQILINGKDIKEYSQENISMLIGSVGQEVILFDLSIFENIAIGKLNATKEEVIEAAKKSRCHDFISALPNGYETRVGEMGVKLSGGEKQRISIARMILKNAPILILDEAMAAVDSENERLIGEAIDDLSKDKTVITIAHHLNTIRDSDQIIVMDKGVVLDAGSHEELMKRCDFYKDMVEAQNKVDRWNLKDDSLSRARNGVDCECTEVVTENV, encoded by the coding sequence ATGCCGGAAAAAGAATTAAGAAAAAAAGTGATTGGGAAAAACGGCTTATCCAATTCACTTCTTGCTTTAAAAATAGTATTTGATTTGATACCACAAATCTTACTTGTATATTTGATTAGTTCTTTAATCACAAGCAATATTAACGAAGGTGATTTAAAGTATATATTCTTAGGAATCTTTATATCGTTTGCATTAAAGGGAGTGTTTTACTATTTTGCGACAAAAGTTGCTCATGAGAAAGCATACGAAAAATTGACAGAACTTAGGTTAGATATTATCGGTCATCTAAAAAAACTAAGTTTAGGATTTTTCAAAGAACATAATACCGGAGAGCTTACCAACATCGTTCAACATGATGTAGAACAAGTGGAAGTATACCTTGCCCATGGTCTTCCTGAAATAATGTCAGTTACACTTCTACCAACCATTATTTTTGTAGCTATGATTTTTGTGGATTGGCGTCTTGCTCTTGGAATGATTGCCGGAGTTCCACTCATGTATTTGGTAAAAGTTCTTTCACAGAAAACAATGGATAAAAACTTTTCGATTTACTTTAATCATGAAAATAAGATGAGAGAAGAGTTGATGGAATATGTAAAAAACATTTCTGTGATTAAGGCTTTTGCTAAAGAAGAGGAGATTAGTGAAAGAACATTAAAAACGGCAAGAGAATATATTTACTGGGTTAAAAAGAGTATGGGAGCAATTACAATTCCAATGGGACTTATTGACATATTTATGGAAATTGGAGTGGTAATTGTCATGATTTTGGGAAGTATCTTTCTTTATTATGGGAATATTACAACTCCTAATTTTATTCTTGCAATAATTTTATCATCTGCTTTTACTGCATCTATAAGTAAGACAGCTACATTGCAACATTTTTCTATTGTGTTTAGGGAGGCATTAAAGGCGATTGGAAAAGTTTTAACAGTTCCACTTCCAAACAAAAAGACAGAACAAGGTTTAGAATTTGGAAACATAGAATTTAAAGATGTGAATTTTGCGTACGGAAAAGATTGCTTTGAGCTACAAAACATCAATTTAACTTTTAAGAAAAATAGCTTGAATGCCTTTGTAGGTGCAAGTGGTTGTGGGAAAAGTACCGTATCTAATTTACTTATGGGATTTTGGGATGCAGACGAAGGACAAATACTGATAAATGGAAAAGACATAAAAGAATATAGTCAAGAAAATATCTCAATGTTGATTGGTAGTGTCGGGCAAGAAGTTATCCTTTTTGATTTAAGCATTTTTGAAAATATAGCAATCGGAAAACTAAATGCAACAAAAGAGGAAGTCATAGAGGCGGCTAAAAAATCAAGATGCCATGATTTTATTTCAGCATTGCCAAATGGATATGAAACACGAGTAGGTGAAATGGGAGTTAAGTTATCCGGTGGAGAAAAACAAAGAATCTCCATAGCAAGAATGATACTGAAAAATGCACCGATTTTAATATTAGATGAGGCAATGGCAGCTGTTGATAGTGAAAATGAAAGACTAATCGGTGAAGCGATTGATGATTTAAGTAAGGATAAAACGGTTATTACAATTGCTCATCATCTAAATACGATTAGAGATTCAGACCAAATTATAGTTATGGATAAGGGTGTTGTTCTTGATGCAGGAAGCCATGAAGAGCTGATGAAAAGATGTGATTTTTATAAGGATATGGTTGAAGCACAGAACAAGGTAGATAGATGGAATTTGAAAGACGATAGTCTTTCACGAGCAAGGAACGGAGTGGATTGCGAGTGTACGGAGGTGGTAACAGAAAATGTTTAG
- a CDS encoding TetR/AcrR family transcriptional regulator: MAQVLKEEVRNRILESAEKVFYKKDYRGAKLTEIAKEANIPVALIYTYFKNKEVLFDAVVSSVYINFESAFNEEESLEKGSASERFDEVGENYIHELLKERKKLIILMDKSSGTKHTEAKQKLISQMQIHIEVSLKRQSKRKYDPMLAHILANNFTEGLLEIARHYQSEKWAKEMLKLIARCYYKGVESL, encoded by the coding sequence ATGGCACAAGTATTAAAAGAAGAAGTCAGAAATAGAATACTCGAATCAGCAGAAAAAGTATTTTATAAAAAGGATTATAGAGGTGCCAAATTAACAGAAATTGCAAAAGAAGCGAATATACCTGTGGCACTCATCTATACCTATTTCAAAAATAAGGAGGTTTTGTTTGATGCAGTGGTAAGTTCTGTTTATATAAATTTTGAGTCAGCTTTTAATGAGGAAGAATCTTTGGAAAAAGGCTCTGCTTCTGAAAGGTTTGATGAAGTCGGCGAGAATTATATTCATGAACTTTTAAAAGAGCGTAAGAAGTTAATTATTTTAATGGATAAAAGCTCAGGTACAAAGCATACAGAAGCAAAACAAAAACTTATATCGCAAATGCAGATTCATATTGAAGTGAGCCTGAAAAGACAATCAAAAAGAAAATATGATCCAATGCTTGCCCATATTTTAGCTAATAATTTTACGGAGGGTCTTCTTGAAATAGCAAGACATTATCAAAGTGAAAAGTGGGCAAAAGAAATGTTGAAGTTGATAGCGAGATGTTATTATAAGGGGGTAGAATCTTTATAA
- a CDS encoding plasmid mobilization relaxosome protein MobC, whose product MANRIRNERLEIKLTKAEKAHFEEKRKLAKCRNMSHFIRKCVLEKEIYQVDLEPFRDLQGLLSNATNNINQIAKRVNSTGGIVHKEDIGDIKKEIEHFSKELWQIHSLLLNRTSGGD is encoded by the coding sequence ATGGCAAATAGGATACGAAATGAACGACTTGAAATTAAGTTGACTAAGGCAGAAAAGGCTCATTTTGAGGAGAAAAGAAAACTTGCAAAGTGCAGAAATATGAGCCACTTTATCCGCAAATGCGTTTTAGAAAAGGAAATTTATCAGGTAGATTTAGAGCCTTTTAGGGATTTACAAGGCTTACTTTCCAACGCAACAAACAACATCAATCAGATTGCAAAGCGAGTAAATTCGACCGGTGGTATAGTCCACAAAGAGGACATAGGCGATATAAAAAAAGAGATTGAACATTTTTCAAAAGAACTGTGGCAAATTCATTCCTTGCTTCTAAACAGGACTTCCGGAGGTGATTAG